The sequence TTCATAGCTGGGGCTGATGGCTTGAATGTGTTTTAAAGCTTCATACACCCTATCCACGATTTCAATTTCATTCGCTCCGGCAATCTTTTGGATTTCTAAAATCACACCGGGTTTGTCTTTAAAGCTCGCAAAAGTGTTGTCTTCTTCCAAACCGATTTCAATTTTTGCAATATCGCCAAGACGCACATGATTGCCCACTTGAATCTTTTCCACATCCGCAACGCTGTAACTATTCGCATTGATTAAAATAGACAATTCCCTTTGGCTATTGACAATACGCCCTCCATCAATTTCCACATTCTCCGCTTTAAGCGTGCTGAAAAGATCTGCATAAGTCAGGTTGTATTTATTCATCAAAGTGGGATCTGCATAAATCCTAATCTGGCGCTCCCTAAAGCCGTTGAGTTGCACGCCCCCTACCCCATTGATTTTTTGGAGCATGGGTTTGATGGTGTTTTTAGCGTAGTCATTAAGGGTTGTAGCCGGCACGCTTGAACTGCTCACAAACAATGAAATAATGGCTTGGCTGTCGGTATCAAATTTATTGATAGAGGGTTTTTTAATGTTGGAGTCATCAAAACGCACCGAAGAAATTTTATTCACCACATCGTTTAAGGCTTCTTCATTAGGTTTTTCTAACTCAAATTCAATGACGACGATACTCACATTTTTAGAACTCGTAGAAGTAACCTTTTTGATCCCATCAATCCCCATCACCGCTTCTTCAATCTTATCGGTTACCTTGCTCTCTATGATTTCAGCGCTAGCCCCAGGATAAGTCGTAGTAACCACCACTGTAGGCAAATCAATTTTAGGGAAAAGCGCCACGCTCAATTTTTTAAAACCCATAGTCCCAAAAAAGACAATCGCCAAAGCAAACATCAAGGTCGTAATAGGACGATTAATCGCTGTTTTATACATCAAAATATCCTATTATTTCGTTTGGATAAACCCATCGCCAAAAAGCCCCACTGCCATGGGCTTAGATAAAAGGGCTTCAGCGCTCACTTTCCTGGTGTTTTCATCAACGGTGGGGTAAATCTTAATGATTTTAGCTTCATGCTGATTAGAATCCCCGTCTATAGAATAAGTGTAAGTATCCCCCACTTTGACTGCATTAATATATTTAGAATCAAATTCAATGACCAATTTCCTAGCATGGCTGACCAGTCTCAATAACACCGTGTTATTCGCGCTCACCCCTTCGCCCACTTGAATGTTTTTACTCGCTATCACGCCATCAAAAGGGGCTCTTAAAATGGTTTTATTCAATACCGCAATAGAATAAGCGTAATCAGACTCCAAGCGCCTGTAAGTGAACTCATAACCCTCTAGAGTGTTTTTATCCACAGCGCCCCCAATTTTGCTGTATCGTTGGTATTGCTTTTTAGCGAAAATGAGTTGTTGCTCGGTAGAATCGCTTTGAGCCTGTTTGTCTTGATTATACAAAAGCAACAAAACATCGCCCTTTTTGACCACGCTCCCCTCAGTAACCTTAATGCTATCCACAATCCCTGTGCTATCTAAGGTGAGTTTGGAATCTTGCATCGCTTTCACATTGAAAATCGCATACACTCTTTCGCCAGCTTCCATGCTCAAAAAACTCAAAAAAAGTCCTATTAAAATTTTTCGTATCATTTTTATCCCTTAATGCACATAGTCGTCTATTTTATGCCCGCTGTTGAAAATGTAATTGGCTTTTTGCACTTCATAATTGTTGAGCGCTAAATTGTAAGCCACTTCTGCATCAAAGCGCGTGGTTAAGCCCCTTAAATAGGTGGTGAAATCCACTAAATTAGCGTCGTATTTCCTTTTAATATTGGCAAAAGAAAGATTAGCCGCATCCAAACTAGCCTTAGAAGATTCAATCTTGGCTCTGGCAATATCAAGCGACTTTCTGTAAAGCTGTTCGTCTTTTTCTTGCTCTAATTTTTTATACGCTAAATTCTTTTCATTCGCTAATTGGCCTAGCATGATGGATTGTTTTTGCAAGCTCAAGCCTATATCATCAAAAATATTCAAAGTCGCAGTAACCCCAGCCGTATTTTGCTGACCGGGGTAGAAATTCCCAAAACGCCCTGTGGCATAAGCGGGTTTTTGAATCCAAAAAAGCCATGAGTCAAACACATCTATCTTGGGGTAATAATTGAGTTGCTTGTTTTGGTATCTGATTGCGGAAATCTGCTCCCTTAAAGAAACCAAATCCTGCCTTTCTCTCAATTGCAAATTAGGCACATCAATCGTGGTCTTTTTCAAATTTTTCACACTGAGGTTAGTGAGGTATTCTAAAGTCAAGCGGTTTTGCTCCAAAGCAAATTGCATGTCCAAAATATCGTATTCGCTCAAATTCCCTTGCGCTTTTAGGCTTTGCAAATCATCAATCGTGGTTAGCCCTTTGTCATAGAGTTTGGTAACCCTTTTAATGTCCGTTTTGATTTGCTCTAATTTTTTTTGCAAAGCGATCATGCGAGCGAGATTGTTAAAATACTCGTAGTATTGTTGCACCACTTGCAAATACACGCTCTGGCGGCTATATTCTAAATTAGCCACATTGGAGCGGTAAGTCGCAGACTTTTCTTTGACATTATTCACATCGCTAAAGCCATTAAACACATTCAATGTGACTTGAGCTTGGAGTTGTTGGGTGTTATAATGCTTATATTCTGGAGTATCCCTAGCTTCATTTTTAAAATTATAACTCGCGTTCAAAGTAGGCAAAAACATCGCTTTGGCGATGGTGTGGTTCTTCATCGCTTGCTTGACACTGAGTTCTTGCGCTTGCAAACTGAGATTAGTGGTAGCCCCTTTTAGCAATTCATAAAGCCCCAAAGCGGCTTTATCGCTTTTTTCATGGTATTTAGCGATCTCTTGATTGATCGTGGTCGCTGTTTCTTTAGGCGAGGATAAAAAACTCGGTGTTGCTTCTAAAGAACTTGTCGGCGGATCAATGAGCTTTAAATTCTTATGGCTGTAATTGTTAAGGATTTGCTTGATTTCATCTGGGGTTTTAGAGGGGGTTTGGGCTAGAGTTAGAGTAACACACAAGCCTAATAAGCTCATGCATCTTATAAGAGTGTTCATCAATCCCCCTATCGCCTGGTTTTAGCATGCACTAATTGCACTAAATACTTGGCGTTTTCTCTAGGCAAATCCGGCAACATCCCATGCCCTAAATTAAAAATATGCCCTTGATTGCCCATGATTTTTAAAATCCTTTCAACGCCTTCTTCCAAAGCGTTTTTATCATAAAGGCGGGTGGGTTCTAAATTCCCTTGCAAAACATACTTACCGCCTAAAATCTTTTTTGCCACTTCTAAAGGCGTGCCCCAATCCACGCCAAACACATCAAATTCCCCATCTATGCTATCCAAATAAGCGCCAATCCCTTTAGGGAAAAGGATAACCGGGATATGCGCATAGCGTTTTTTAAGCTCTTTAGAGATTTTTTTCAAATAATCCCAACTGAATTTCAAATACGCTTCTTTTTCTAAAGCGCTAGCCCATGAGTCAAAAATCATCACTGCATTGACCCCTGCTTGGATTTGAAGGCTCAAATACTCTATCAACTCAAGGCTCAATTTTTCTAAAAGCGCTTTTAAAACTTCAGGCTCGCTATAAAGCATTTTCTTGCTTTTAGCATACGATTTGCTCCCTTCTCCTTCTATCATGTAAGTCGCTAAAGTCCAAGACGATCCGCAAAAACCGATTAACGCTTTCTCTTTAGAAAGCTTTTGGCGCGTTTGAGAAATCGTATCATAGACATAGTTTAGTTGTTTATAAGCCCCTATTTTTAGGCTTTCCACGCTTTTTAAATCCGTAATAGTCTCTAAAAAATGCGGTCCCTTTTTAGGGATAAATTCCAAATTCAAGCCCATTTCCAAAGGCACTACTAAAATATCGCTAAACAAAATAGCCGCATCCACGCCTAAAATCTCTACTGGCTGTAAGGTAACTTCTGTGGCTAAATCGCTATTTTTACACAATTCCAAGAAACTCCCCGCTTTTTTACGGCTCTCTTGGTATTCGCTAAGGTAACGCCCCGCTTGCCTCATCATCCAAATGGGCGTGTAAGGCGTTTCTTTTCTAAAACATGCGTCAATGAAAATCATCATAAATCCTCAAAGGTTTGTCTAATTATGGTTTTTATACTCTATAGTTGTTTTTTAAAATGAATATTTTACCCTAAAAATCTCGTAAAGTCATAAAAAGTGAATGTGATACCAACAGAATAGATATTCAATCGTGGCGTGCCAAAGGCTTTAGAAAATTTGCTTTGGATAAAATAAAAAGGGATACCACCCCTTACTTCTACACTCAAGCCAAAATTTTTAGCCGCATTGAAAAACAAGCCCACACTCCCCACCGCTGATTGGATATTGAATTGATACTTATCAATCTTAGCCCCTAAAATTTGAAGTTGGTAGCCTAAGGCGATTTTAGGGATAACACACCCCTTAAAAAGCCTCACCCCAGCCATAAACCCAGTGCTCATGAAATACGAATCGCCCATTCCTGCATCCAAATACCCCCCTAACAAAATTTTCTTTTTCAAAGTATAACCCGCTTCAAAGCCCAAAGAAGCGTCATG is a genomic window of Helicobacter pylori oki112 containing:
- the hefA gene encoding efflux RND transporter outer membrane subunit HefA — protein: MNTLIRCMSLLGLCVTLTLAQTPSKTPDEIKQILNNYSHKNLKLIDPPTSSLEATPSFLSSPKETATTINQEIAKYHEKSDKAALGLYELLKGATTNLSLQAQELSVKQAMKNHTIAKAMFLPTLNASYNFKNEARDTPEYKHYNTQQLQAQVTLNVFNGFSDVNNVKEKSATYRSNVANLEYSRQSVYLQVVQQYYEYFNNLARMIALQKKLEQIKTDIKRVTKLYDKGLTTIDDLQSLKAQGNLSEYDILDMQFALEQNRLTLEYLTNLSVKNLKKTTIDVPNLQLRERQDLVSLREQISAIRYQNKQLNYYPKIDVFDSWLFWIQKPAYATGRFGNFYPGQQNTAGVTATLNIFDDIGLSLQKQSIMLGQLANEKNLAYKKLEQEKDEQLYRKSLDIARAKIESSKASLDAANLSFANIKRKYDANLVDFTTYLRGLTTRFDAEVAYNLALNNYEVQKANYIFNSGHKIDDYVH
- the hefB gene encoding efflux RND transporter periplasmic adaptor subunit HefB; translation: MIRKILIGLFLSFLSMEAGERVYAIFNVKAMQDSKLTLDSTGIVDSIKVTEGSVVKKGDVLLLLYNQDKQAQSDSTEQQLIFAKKQYQRYSKIGGAVDKNTLEGYEFTYRRLESDYAYSIAVLNKTILRAPFDGVIASKNIQVGEGVSANNTVLLRLVSHARKLVIEFDSKYINAVKVGDTYTYSIDGDSNQHEAKIIKIYPTVDENTRKVSAEALLSKPMAVGLFGDGFIQTK
- the hemE gene encoding uroporphyrinogen decarboxylase; this translates as MIFIDACFRKETPYTPIWMMRQAGRYLSEYQESRKKAGSFLELCKNSDLATEVTLQPVEILGVDAAILFSDILVVPLEMGLNLEFIPKKGPHFLETITDLKSVESLKIGAYKQLNYVYDTISQTRQKLSKEKALIGFCGSSWTLATYMIEGEGSKSYAKSKKMLYSEPEVLKALLEKLSLELIEYLSLQIQAGVNAVMIFDSWASALEKEAYLKFSWDYLKKISKELKKRYAHIPVILFPKGIGAYLDSIDGEFDVFGVDWGTPLEVAKKILGGKYVLQGNLEPTRLYDKNALEEGVERILKIMGNQGHIFNLGHGMLPDLPRENAKYLVQLVHAKTRR